In a genomic window of bacterium:
- the tsaA gene encoding tRNA (N6-threonylcarbamoyladenosine(37)-N6)-methyltransferase TrmO — MPDAPTTFAMTVIGHARTPWPRKEDAPHQPSAAPDSAGVLAILPAYREGLADLGAFGRIWVLFAFHHHGETFALRVKPPRGGPKRGVFATRAPHRPSPIGLTSVELVGVDVAAGRVEVRGVDLLDGTPILDLKPYLPNVDAWPDAGHGWLEPYLAAGIEPRLKKPYRPPR, encoded by the coding sequence ATGCCGGACGCGCCGACCACGTTCGCGATGACCGTCATCGGCCACGCCCGCACGCCGTGGCCGCGCAAGGAGGACGCGCCGCACCAGCCGTCGGCGGCGCCCGATTCCGCCGGCGTGCTCGCGATCCTGCCCGCCTATCGCGAGGGCCTCGCCGACCTCGGCGCGTTCGGCCGCATCTGGGTGCTGTTCGCCTTCCACCACCACGGCGAGACCTTCGCGCTGCGCGTGAAGCCGCCGCGCGGCGGGCCGAAGCGGGGCGTCTTCGCGACACGCGCGCCGCACCGGCCGTCGCCGATCGGGCTCACGTCGGTCGAGCTCGTCGGCGTCGACGTGGCGGCCGGCCGCGTCGAGGTGCGCGGCGTCGACCTTCTCGACGGCACGCCGATCCTCGACCTGAAGCCCTACCTCCCGAACGTCGACGCGTGGCCCGACGCGGGGCACGGCTGGCTCGAGCCGTACCTCGCGGCGGGCATCGAGCCGCGGCTGAAGAAGCCCTATCGTCCGCCGCGCTGA
- a CDS encoding cytochrome P450: MNPWLDDPGRIFIDPRAYARPAAWHEAAARLRRESPIPRVESEEYAPFWALTRHADIVDVERQHDRFWNTTDSVLRTRGALERAQAVGAELKTLIHMDGAEHRAYRRITNDRFKPASLRESLEGAVTDLARRYVDRMAQLGERCDFAADVALYYPLHVIMSLLGVPESDEPRMLQLTQKLFGAEDPEFGGPDREATMLATLMDFAAYFNAMTAARRAQPTEDIASTIANATIDGAPLGDLQTISYYVIIATAGHDTTSSSLAGGLIALLEHPDQLRALRDDPSLVPNAVDEMIRWVTPVRHFMRYAQEEAVVGGRRIARGDALLLSYLSGNRDEAVFADPMRFDVRRPNAADHVAFGLGVHFCLGAHLARMELRAFLTELLARVESIELAGEPEYTESTFVGGPKRVPIRYRLR, from the coding sequence ATGAACCCCTGGCTCGACGACCCCGGCCGTATCTTCATCGACCCCCGCGCCTACGCGCGGCCGGCGGCGTGGCACGAGGCCGCCGCGCGGCTGCGGCGCGAGAGCCCGATCCCCCGGGTCGAGTCCGAGGAGTACGCCCCGTTCTGGGCGCTCACCCGGCACGCCGACATCGTCGACGTCGAGCGCCAGCACGACCGCTTCTGGAACACCACCGACTCGGTGCTGCGCACGCGCGGCGCACTCGAGCGGGCGCAGGCCGTGGGTGCCGAGCTGAAGACGCTGATCCACATGGACGGCGCCGAGCACCGCGCCTATCGCCGCATCACCAACGACCGCTTCAAGCCGGCGAGCCTGCGCGAATCGCTGGAGGGCGCCGTGACGGACCTCGCCCGGCGCTACGTCGACCGCATGGCGCAGCTCGGCGAGCGCTGCGACTTCGCCGCCGACGTCGCCCTCTACTACCCGCTGCACGTCATCATGAGCCTCCTCGGCGTGCCGGAGTCGGACGAGCCGCGCATGCTCCAGCTCACCCAGAAGCTGTTCGGCGCGGAGGATCCGGAGTTCGGCGGCCCCGACCGCGAGGCGACGATGCTCGCGACCCTCATGGACTTCGCCGCCTACTTCAACGCCATGACCGCGGCGCGCCGCGCCCAGCCGACGGAGGACATCGCCAGCACGATCGCCAACGCCACCATCGACGGCGCGCCCCTCGGCGACCTCCAGACCATCAGCTACTACGTCATCATCGCCACCGCCGGGCACGATACGACGTCGAGCTCCCTGGCGGGCGGCCTCATCGCACTACTCGAGCACCCCGACCAGCTGCGCGCGCTCCGCGACGACCCGTCGCTGGTCCCGAACGCCGTCGACGAGATGATCCGCTGGGTGACGCCCGTCCGTCACTTCATGCGCTACGCGCAGGAGGAGGCGGTCGTGGGCGGGCGTCGCATCGCCAGGGGCGACGCGCTCCTGCTCTCGTATCTCTCGGGCAACCGCGACGAGGCGGTGTTCGCGGATCCGATGCGCTTCGACGTGCGCCGGCCGAACGCCGCGGATCACGTCGCGTTCGGGCTCGGCGTCCACTTCTGCCTCGGCGCGCACCTCGCCCGCATGGAGCTGCGCGCGTTCCTCACGGAGCTGCTCGCGCGGGTCGAGTCGATCGAGCTCGCGGGCGAGCCGGAGTACACCGAGTCGACGTTCGTCGGCGGCCCGAAGCGCGTTCCGATCCGCTACCGCCTGCGCTGA
- a CDS encoding multicopper oxidase domain-containing protein: MDRNQERRGLSRRGLMTAGAATALAALGTRATATAIAATPPTVPHPATPQYVLQVAATTLDPDGKAAVPGITVNGTYPGPLIRAREGDVLRLQVENRLATSPTSIHWHGLLVPAGMDGVPVVSNAPIAAERVAIFEFPLRQSGTYWYHSHFGFQEQIGLAGPLVIEPRDESLHADHDAVVMLSDWTHQSPEALFAKLRGDTKPAAGTAGMAKPGDMAKPDAAAKPAGGAMQMDGGGKPDLSDVRYDAFLLNGRAADDPWTLAARPGETIRLRLINAGTSTYFRVRLDGHPLRITHADGLPVEPVTVDHVSMGMAECYDAVVTLAGSGSFTLHAVAQDGSGQAIGVLHTPDARPTPNAALPAFDGRALAYADLHSPIPTTLPPGDAHPIALPLGGDMQRYVWTLGGQAWPEADPLVVRQGERVQLTLENRTMMWHPMHLHGHFFRVLQGAGEYAPLKHTANVAPGETLRVEFTADNPGRWFFHCHNLYHLEGGMARMFEYAV, translated from the coding sequence ATGGACCGGAACCAGGAACGGCGGGGCCTGTCGCGACGCGGGCTGATGACCGCAGGCGCTGCGACCGCGCTGGCCGCACTCGGCACCCGGGCGACGGCGACCGCGATCGCGGCGACGCCGCCCACGGTCCCGCACCCGGCGACGCCGCAGTACGTGCTCCAGGTCGCCGCGACCACGCTCGACCCCGACGGCAAGGCGGCCGTCCCCGGCATCACGGTGAACGGCACCTACCCCGGACCCCTGATCCGCGCCCGCGAGGGCGACGTGCTGCGCCTCCAGGTGGAGAACCGGCTCGCGACGAGCCCCACGTCGATCCACTGGCACGGCCTCCTCGTCCCCGCCGGCATGGACGGCGTGCCGGTGGTCTCGAACGCGCCCATCGCCGCGGAGCGGGTCGCGATCTTCGAGTTCCCGCTGCGCCAGAGCGGCACCTACTGGTACCACTCGCACTTCGGCTTCCAGGAGCAGATCGGCCTCGCCGGCCCGCTCGTCATCGAGCCGCGCGACGAGTCGCTGCACGCCGACCACGACGCCGTCGTCATGCTGTCCGACTGGACGCACCAGTCGCCCGAGGCCCTCTTCGCGAAGCTGCGCGGCGACACGAAGCCCGCGGCGGGGACGGCAGGCATGGCGAAGCCCGGCGACATGGCGAAACCCGACGCCGCCGCGAAGCCCGCGGGCGGCGCGATGCAGATGGACGGCGGCGGCAAGCCCGATCTGTCCGACGTGCGCTACGACGCCTTCCTCCTGAACGGCCGCGCGGCCGACGATCCCTGGACGCTCGCCGCGCGCCCCGGCGAGACGATCCGCCTGCGGCTCATCAACGCCGGCACCTCGACGTACTTCCGCGTGCGGCTCGACGGCCACCCGCTGCGCATCACCCACGCCGACGGCCTGCCCGTCGAGCCGGTCACCGTCGACCACGTCTCCATGGGCATGGCCGAGTGCTACGACGCGGTCGTCACGCTCGCCGGCTCCGGCAGCTTCACGCTGCACGCCGTGGCCCAGGACGGCTCCGGCCAGGCGATCGGCGTCCTGCACACGCCCGACGCGCGGCCGACGCCGAACGCGGCCCTGCCCGCCTTCGACGGCCGCGCGCTCGCCTATGCCGACCTGCACTCCCCGATCCCCACGACGCTGCCGCCCGGCGATGCGCACCCGATCGCTCTGCCGCTCGGCGGCGACATGCAGCGCTACGTCTGGACGCTCGGCGGGCAGGCGTGGCCCGAGGCGGATCCGCTCGTCGTCCGCCAGGGCGAGCGCGTGCAGCTGACGCTCGAGAACCGCACCATGATGTGGCACCCGATGCACCTGCACGGCCACTTCTTCCGCGTGCTCCAGGGTGCGGGCGAGTATGCGCCGCTCAAGCACACCGCGAACGTGGCGCCGGGCGAGACGCTGCGCGTGGAGTTCACCGCCGACAACCCGGGCCGGTGGTTCTTCCACTGCCACAACCTCTACCACCTCGAGGGCGGCATGGCGCGGATGTTCGAGTACGCGGTCTGA
- a CDS encoding endo-1,4-beta-xylanase, translating into MLARLTALALLALVPSGHAAPAPCSLGDLAARAGVEIGAAFVEGSDQPAFRALLGQEFGSTTMGVYWSAVQPQPGVFNFASSDTAMAEATARGLRVRGHPLVWGRLALPAWVNAITDPAVMRTVMHTHIETLVGRYAGRVAQWDVVNEPLTFFGTPGTTDGLEPYVFQRLLGPGYIEEALRVAHAADPQAKLFVNELLAFAPGPKQERFFRLVQDLLAAGAPLHGVGFQGHITPPYAPAYRPTRAEMEATIARFAALGLAVEITELDVSLPAPHTPCALARQGETYRDVMAACLAVPACTGVTVWGMGDGFSWIRSVLNYDGAPLPFDAAWQPKPAYRGLARALFAAAGAPADCSVADRGDRIDLAGCVCETPVPAGCGTALPVQLAGNVAKACGLIADARAGGDPAARRQLTRAASQLGRAGRTVRKLARKRFLEPSCAEPLAATVAEGRARARAARR; encoded by the coding sequence GTGCTCGCCCGGCTCACCGCTCTCGCCCTGCTCGCCCTCGTCCCGTCCGGCCACGCCGCCCCCGCACCGTGCAGCCTCGGCGACCTCGCCGCCCGTGCCGGCGTCGAGATCGGCGCCGCCTTCGTCGAAGGCAGCGACCAGCCGGCGTTCCGCGCGCTGCTCGGGCAGGAGTTCGGCTCCACCACCATGGGCGTGTACTGGTCCGCCGTGCAGCCGCAGCCGGGCGTCTTCAACTTCGCCAGCTCCGACACGGCGATGGCCGAGGCGACGGCGCGCGGGCTCCGCGTCCGCGGGCATCCGCTCGTCTGGGGCCGTCTGGCGCTGCCTGCGTGGGTGAACGCGATCACCGACCCCGCCGTGATGCGCACGGTGATGCATACGCACATCGAGACGCTCGTCGGCCGCTACGCCGGCCGCGTCGCGCAGTGGGACGTGGTCAACGAGCCGCTGACGTTCTTCGGTACGCCGGGCACGACGGACGGGCTCGAGCCCTACGTCTTCCAGCGCCTGCTCGGCCCCGGCTACATCGAAGAGGCGCTGCGCGTCGCGCACGCCGCCGACCCGCAGGCGAAGCTCTTCGTCAACGAGCTGCTCGCGTTCGCGCCGGGCCCGAAGCAGGAGCGCTTCTTCCGTCTCGTGCAGGACCTCCTCGCCGCCGGCGCGCCGCTCCACGGCGTCGGCTTCCAGGGGCACATCACGCCGCCGTACGCGCCCGCCTACCGGCCGACGCGCGCCGAGATGGAGGCGACCATCGCCCGCTTCGCGGCGCTCGGCCTCGCGGTCGAGATCACCGAGCTCGACGTCAGCCTGCCGGCGCCGCACACGCCCTGCGCCCTCGCGCGGCAGGGCGAGACGTATCGCGACGTGATGGCGGCGTGCCTCGCGGTGCCGGCGTGCACGGGCGTCACGGTGTGGGGCATGGGCGACGGCTTCTCGTGGATCCGGAGCGTCCTCAACTACGACGGCGCGCCGCTGCCGTTCGACGCGGCCTGGCAGCCGAAGCCGGCGTACCGCGGTCTCGCGCGCGCCCTCTTCGCGGCGGCGGGCGCGCCGGCGGACTGCTCCGTCGCCGACCGCGGCGATCGCATCGATCTCGCCGGCTGCGTCTGCGAGACGCCGGTGCCGGCGGGCTGCGGCACGGCGTTGCCCGTGCAGCTGGCCGGCAACGTCGCGAAGGCCTGCGGGCTCATCGCCGACGCTCGCGCCGGCGGCGATCCGGCGGCGCGGCGGCAGCTGACGCGCGCGGCGTCGCAGCTCGGGCGCGCGGGGCGTACCGTGCGCAAGCTGGCGCGCAAGCGCTTCCTCGAGCCGTCGTGCGCGGAGCCGCTGGCGGCGACGGTGGCCGAAGGCCGCGCGCGGGCACGCGCCGCGCGACGCTAG
- a CDS encoding peroxiredoxin produces the protein MLGIGQKFPAFDVTGVVSNDMTTAFQPVTSETHAGKWLVVFFWPKDFTFVCPTEIAAFGKLDREFKDRDAQVLGVSVDSEFVHLAWRRDKEELRDLPFPMLADVKRELSQALGVLDPEAGVAQRATFIVDPQGVIRFVYVTDLSVGRSPEEVLRVLDGLQTDELCPCNWKKGDATLTAA, from the coding sequence ATGCTCGGCATCGGTCAAAAGTTCCCCGCATTCGACGTCACCGGCGTCGTGTCGAACGACATGACGACGGCGTTCCAGCCCGTCACCAGCGAGACCCACGCGGGCAAGTGGCTCGTCGTCTTCTTCTGGCCCAAGGACTTCACGTTCGTCTGTCCGACGGAGATCGCGGCCTTCGGCAAGCTCGACCGCGAGTTCAAGGATCGTGACGCGCAGGTGCTCGGCGTCAGCGTCGACTCCGAGTTCGTGCACCTCGCCTGGCGGCGCGACAAGGAGGAGCTCCGCGACCTCCCGTTCCCGATGCTCGCCGACGTGAAGCGCGAGCTGTCGCAGGCGCTCGGCGTCCTCGACCCGGAGGCGGGCGTGGCGCAGCGGGCGACGTTCATCGTCGATCCGCAGGGCGTGATCCGCTTCGTCTACGTGACGGACCTGAGCGTGGGCCGCAGCCCCGAAGAGGTGCTGCGCGTGCTCGACGGCCTCCAGACCGACGAGCTGTGCCCCTGCAACTGGAAGAAGGGCGACGCCACCCTGACGGCGGCGTAA
- a CDS encoding LLM class F420-dependent oxidoreductase, with protein sequence MDLGVVIFPTDYSIRPDDFARACEERGFESVWFPEHTHIPASRRTPYPAGGDLPPEYWHSHDPFVALTAAAAATTRIKVATGICLLVERDPITTAKAVASLDLLSGGRFLFGIGGGWNVEEMENHGTNPKRRWKLLRERVLAMKQIWTQEAAEYHGELVDFDPIWSYPKPVQKPHPPVILGSASRKSLDRVVDYCDGWVPIGFAVSDLPGVIAELREKAKAKGRDPESIELSLFWAPGDLDMLRRYRDLGFRRGILAVPSGKPEEVLPMLDGYAPLVGQLRAS encoded by the coding sequence ATGGACCTCGGCGTCGTCATCTTCCCCACCGACTACTCGATCCGCCCCGACGACTTCGCGCGCGCCTGCGAGGAGCGCGGCTTCGAGTCGGTGTGGTTCCCGGAGCACACGCACATCCCGGCGAGCCGCAGGACGCCGTATCCCGCCGGCGGCGATCTGCCGCCGGAGTACTGGCACAGCCACGATCCCTTCGTCGCGCTCACGGCCGCGGCGGCGGCGACGACACGCATCAAGGTCGCGACCGGCATCTGCCTCCTCGTCGAACGCGATCCGATCACGACGGCGAAGGCGGTCGCCTCGCTCGACCTCCTCTCCGGCGGCCGCTTCCTCTTCGGCATCGGCGGCGGGTGGAACGTCGAGGAGATGGAGAACCACGGCACGAACCCGAAGCGCCGCTGGAAGCTCCTGCGCGAGCGCGTGCTGGCGATGAAGCAGATCTGGACGCAGGAGGCGGCCGAGTACCACGGCGAGCTCGTCGACTTCGATCCGATCTGGTCGTACCCGAAGCCGGTGCAGAAGCCGCACCCGCCGGTCATCCTCGGCAGCGCATCGCGCAAGAGCCTCGACCGCGTCGTCGACTACTGCGACGGCTGGGTGCCGATCGGCTTCGCGGTGAGCGATCTCCCGGGCGTGATCGCCGAGCTGCGCGAGAAGGCGAAGGCGAAGGGGCGCGATCCCGAGTCGATCGAGCTCTCGCTCTTCTGGGCGCCGGGCGACCTCGACATGCTGCGGCGCTACCGCGACCTCGGCTTCAGGCGCGGCATCCTCGCGGTGCCGTCGGGCAAGCCCGAGGAGGTCCTGCCGATGCTCGACGGCTACGCGCCGCTCGTGGGGCAGCTGCGCGCCTCGTGA
- a CDS encoding SDR family NAD(P)-dependent oxidoreductase, which yields MNGWSIAGKTCLVTGGTSGIGEAAASALAKAGARLVLVARSPARAEATIARIRAVAPQAQPAVLYGDLAVQADVRRVAAEFLASERPLHVLLNNAGLMMDRRQETADGIETCFAVNHLAPFLLTNLLLDRLRASAPARVVTVSSVAHRMAGRFDLGWTQPGARYRPFHAYAASKLCNLLFTQELARRLGDSGVTATCVHPGNVATRFGQNTEGFFNWGTRLVERFRRTPEQGAETLVWLCADPAAGPTGGYFADRKAKQPGRNARDAEAARRLWDESARLARL from the coding sequence GTGAACGGCTGGTCGATCGCAGGCAAGACCTGCCTCGTCACCGGCGGAACGAGCGGCATCGGCGAGGCGGCGGCTTCGGCGCTCGCGAAAGCGGGCGCGCGGCTCGTGCTGGTCGCGCGCAGCCCGGCGCGCGCCGAGGCGACGATCGCCCGCATTCGCGCGGTCGCGCCGCAGGCGCAGCCGGCCGTCCTCTACGGGGACCTCGCGGTGCAGGCCGACGTGCGCCGCGTCGCTGCCGAGTTCCTCGCCAGCGAGCGCCCGCTGCACGTCCTGCTCAACAATGCCGGCCTCATGATGGACCGTCGCCAGGAGACCGCCGACGGCATCGAGACCTGCTTCGCGGTGAACCACCTCGCGCCGTTCCTGCTGACCAACCTGCTCCTCGACCGGCTGCGCGCGAGCGCGCCGGCGCGGGTGGTCACGGTGAGCTCGGTCGCGCATCGCATGGCGGGGCGGTTCGACCTCGGCTGGACGCAGCCCGGCGCGCGCTATCGTCCCTTCCACGCGTACGCGGCGAGCAAGCTCTGCAACCTGCTCTTCACGCAGGAGCTCGCCCGGCGCCTCGGCGACAGCGGCGTCACCGCGACGTGCGTCCATCCCGGCAACGTGGCGACGCGCTTCGGGCAGAACACCGAGGGCTTCTTCAACTGGGGCACGCGGCTCGTCGAGCGCTTCCGTCGCACGCCGGAGCAGGGCGCCGAGACGCTGGTGTGGCTGTGCGCCGATCCCGCGGCCGGCCCGACCGGCGGCTACTTCGCCGACCGCAAGGCGAAGCAGCCCGGCCGCAACGCGCGCGACGCCGAGGCAGCGCGGCGGCTGTGGGACGAGAGCGCGCGGCTCGCCCGGCTCTGA
- a CDS encoding carboxymuconolactone decarboxylase family protein produces the protein MTLDAIREALPEHARDLKLNLGSVLTPQGAPGLTETQLWSVAVASAIAARNPAFARAVEASAGERLGGPALAGAKAAAAVMGMNNVYYRFVHLVDDAEYRSMPARLRMNVIGNPGVPKADFELASLAVSAVNGCGMCITAHEATLRKEGVPREAIQSAVRVAAVIHAVAAVLEYEQAA, from the coding sequence ATGACGCTCGACGCGATCCGCGAGGCGCTGCCCGAGCACGCCCGCGACCTGAAGCTCAACCTGGGCTCGGTGCTGACGCCGCAGGGCGCGCCGGGCCTCACCGAGACCCAGCTGTGGAGCGTGGCGGTGGCTTCGGCCATCGCCGCGCGCAACCCCGCCTTCGCGCGGGCCGTCGAAGCGAGCGCCGGCGAGCGCCTCGGCGGCCCCGCGCTCGCGGGCGCCAAGGCCGCCGCGGCGGTCATGGGCATGAACAACGTCTACTACCGCTTCGTGCACCTGGTGGACGATGCCGAGTACCGCAGCATGCCGGCTCGCCTGCGCATGAACGTGATCGGCAACCCCGGCGTTCCGAAGGCCGACTTCGAGCTGGCATCGCTCGCGGTGTCGGCGGTGAACGGCTGCGGCATGTGCATCACCGCGCACGAGGCGACGCTGCGCAAGGAAGGCGTACCGCGCGAGGCGATCCAGAGCGCGGTACGCGTGGCGGCGGTGATCCACGCCGTCGCGGCGGTGCTCGAGTACGAGCAGGCGGCGTAA
- a CDS encoding amidohydrolase family protein: MHDLVVRNATLVDGTGAAPVEGDLAIDGERISSVGGTAGRGREEIDARGLVVAPGWVDVHTHYDGQVTWDPLLTPSSWHGVTTLVMGNCGVGFAPARPDKHDWLIALMEGVEDIPGTALAEGITWEWEGFPQYLDALDGKPRVLDVAAQVPHGAVRAYVMGERGAKNEPATADDIAAMAAIVREGLAAGALGFTTSRTMLHRAKDGEPVPGTFAGPDELLGIGRALGQVGYGVVELAADLMPEDPELAWMEQLSTETGCAVTFACLQNDIDPQQWQRLLAAADRAAARGARLVPQIAARPTSLLLGLQGDVHPFARHTGYRALAGLPLAERVQRLRDPAVRAAILAEPPPQVDPIVAFIAGAFHKIFPLGDPPDYEPAADRSVAAIAQAQGKTPHEVAYDLLLERDGRAFLYLPLLGYSGFDFEAIRTMLLHPRAVVGLADGGAHCGVICDAGTPTFLLTHWVRDRRRGERLPLEWVVRRQTSETAALYGLADRGRLAPGLLADVNVIDLDALALDVPEMVYDLPAQGRRLIQRARGYRATITHGAVTFRDGQSTGALPGRLLRGPQAA, from the coding sequence ATGCACGACCTCGTCGTCCGCAATGCCACCCTCGTCGACGGTACCGGCGCCGCCCCCGTGGAAGGCGACCTCGCCATCGACGGCGAGCGCATCAGCAGCGTCGGCGGCACCGCCGGCCGCGGCCGCGAGGAGATCGACGCCAGGGGCCTCGTCGTCGCGCCCGGCTGGGTCGACGTGCACACCCACTACGACGGCCAGGTGACGTGGGACCCGCTGCTGACGCCGTCGTCGTGGCACGGCGTGACGACGCTGGTGATGGGCAACTGCGGCGTCGGCTTCGCGCCCGCGCGCCCCGACAAGCACGACTGGCTGATCGCGCTGATGGAGGGCGTCGAGGACATCCCGGGCACGGCGCTCGCCGAGGGCATCACCTGGGAGTGGGAGGGCTTCCCGCAGTACCTCGACGCGCTCGACGGCAAGCCGCGCGTGCTCGACGTCGCCGCGCAGGTGCCGCACGGCGCGGTGCGCGCCTACGTCATGGGCGAGCGCGGGGCGAAGAACGAGCCCGCCACCGCCGACGACATCGCCGCGATGGCGGCGATCGTGCGCGAGGGCCTCGCCGCCGGCGCGCTCGGCTTCACGACCTCGCGCACGATGCTCCACCGCGCCAAGGACGGCGAGCCGGTGCCCGGCACCTTCGCGGGGCCCGACGAGCTGCTCGGCATCGGCCGCGCGCTGGGCCAGGTCGGCTACGGCGTGGTCGAGCTCGCGGCCGACCTCATGCCCGAGGACCCGGAGCTGGCCTGGATGGAGCAGCTGTCGACCGAGACCGGCTGCGCGGTCACCTTCGCGTGCCTGCAGAACGACATCGACCCGCAGCAGTGGCAGCGCCTGCTCGCCGCCGCCGACCGCGCCGCCGCGCGCGGCGCGCGGCTGGTGCCGCAGATCGCGGCGCGGCCGACGAGCCTGCTGCTCGGCCTCCAGGGCGACGTCCACCCGTTCGCGCGCCACACGGGCTATCGCGCGCTCGCGGGGCTGCCGCTCGCCGAGCGCGTGCAGCGCCTGCGCGACCCCGCCGTGCGCGCCGCCATCCTCGCCGAGCCGCCGCCGCAGGTGGATCCGATCGTCGCCTTCATCGCCGGCGCCTTCCACAAGATCTTCCCGCTCGGCGATCCGCCCGACTACGAGCCGGCCGCCGACCGCAGCGTCGCCGCGATCGCGCAGGCGCAGGGGAAGACGCCGCACGAGGTCGCCTACGACCTGCTGCTCGAGCGCGACGGCCGCGCCTTCCTCTACCTGCCGCTGCTCGGCTACTCGGGCTTCGACTTCGAGGCGATCCGCACCATGCTGCTGCACCCGCGCGCGGTGGTCGGCCTGGCCGACGGCGGCGCCCACTGCGGCGTCATCTGCGACGCGGGCACGCCGACGTTCCTGCTGACGCACTGGGTACGAGACCGCCGCCGCGGCGAGCGCCTCCCGCTCGAGTGGGTGGTGCGCCGCCAGACGTCGGAGACCGCGGCCCTCTACGGCCTCGCCGACCGCGGCCGCCTCGCGCCCGGCCTCCTCGCCGACGTGAACGTCATCGATCTCGACGCGCTGGCGCTCGACGTGCCCGAGATGGTCTACGACCTGCCCGCGCAGGGCCGCCGCCTGATCCAGCGCGCCCGCGGCTACCGGGCGACGATCACGCACGGCGCGGTCACCTTCCGCGACGGCCAGTCGACGGGCGCGCTGCCCGGACGCCTCCTGCGCGGGCCGCAGGCCGCCTGA
- a CDS encoding outer membrane lipoprotein-sorting protein, with the protein MPRNRFLTLVVLLAGALGAVPLRAADEDPWAILENARSLARGPRRWSARQAVLTLSTTDTAEAPPAPTRIALFQRRNGDDEETAAFVREPAALAGHALLLHAHGARPSEAWRFDPARGPAEAVAGETLDAAVAGTPLTFRDLDLLARMWSWTPADADATLRGRENIDLEAAWAIELAPKSPDVRYRRIVVWIGAHDAIVREIHLVGTGTLPDRRIRMTRIRDEGAVPWIETLEIEARAPRRTTRIDVTDVRFNAAVPAETFTPAGLARGEPGS; encoded by the coding sequence ATGCCGCGCAACCGCTTCCTCACCCTCGTCGTCCTGCTCGCCGGCGCGCTCGGCGCGGTCCCGCTCCGGGCGGCCGACGAAGACCCCTGGGCCATTCTCGAGAACGCCAGGAGCCTCGCCCGCGGCCCCCGACGCTGGAGCGCGCGGCAGGCGGTGCTGACGCTGTCCACGACGGACACCGCGGAAGCGCCCCCGGCACCGACGCGCATCGCACTCTTCCAGCGGCGCAACGGCGACGACGAGGAGACCGCCGCCTTCGTTCGCGAGCCGGCGGCGCTGGCCGGGCACGCGCTGCTGCTGCACGCCCACGGCGCACGCCCGAGCGAGGCCTGGCGCTTCGATCCGGCACGCGGCCCCGCCGAGGCCGTCGCCGGTGAGACGCTCGACGCGGCGGTCGCCGGCACCCCGCTCACGTTTCGCGACCTCGACCTGCTCGCCCGCATGTGGAGCTGGACGCCGGCCGACGCGGACGCCACGTTGCGCGGCCGGGAGAACATCGACCTCGAGGCCGCGTGGGCGATCGAGCTGGCGCCGAAGTCGCCCGACGTCCGCTATCGCCGCATCGTCGTCTGGATCGGCGCCCACGACGCGATCGTGCGCGAGATCCACCTCGTCGGCACGGGCACGCTGCCCGACCGACGCATCCGCATGACGCGCATCCGCGACGAGGGCGCCGTGCCCTGGATCGAGACGCTGGAGATCGAGGCCCGCGCCCCGCGGCGCACCACGCGCATCGACGTGACCGACGTCCGCTTCAACGCCGCAGTGCCGGCGGAGACGTTCACCCCCGCCGGCCTCGCCCGCGGCGAGCCGGGCTCGTGA
- a CDS encoding DUF3185 domain-containing protein, translating to MKAATIIGVLLIVLGIAGLVVRGISWETEKTIVDLGPIEAKKEERHSLPIPPIAGALALAGGVALVLVGSRSR from the coding sequence ATGAAAGCAGCCACGATCATCGGCGTCCTTCTCATCGTCCTCGGGATCGCGGGCCTCGTCGTGCGGGGCATCAGCTGGGAGACCGAGAAGACCATCGTCGACCTCGGCCCGATCGAGGCCAAGAAGGAGGAGCGGCACAGCCTGCCGATCCCGCCCATCGCGGGTGCGCTCGCGCTCGCGGGCGGCGTGGCGCTGGTCCTCGTCGGCAGCCGCTCGCGCTGA